The Erythrolamprus reginae isolate rEryReg1 chromosome 5, rEryReg1.hap1, whole genome shotgun sequence genome window below encodes:
- the CPN1 gene encoding carboxypeptidase N catalytic chain, protein MYRWLWLLGKVLLVVRVAASINFVHHRYEELVQALFDIRGSCPYITRLYSIGRSVQGRNLYVLEFSDSPGIHEPLEPEFKYVANMHGNEVLGRELLLQLADLLCEEYRHGNPRITQLIHETRIHLLPSMNPDGYEVAAAQNQSYIEHFTGRNNVNGYDLNRNFPDLNTIMYSNKKQGGPNHHIPLPDNWKSQVEPETLAVIQWMKSYNFILSANLHGGAVVANYPYDKSHEQRSRGNWQANNTPTPDDILFKKLAKVYSYAHGWMHQGTNCGDFFVDGITNGASWYSLSKGMQDFNYLHTNCFEITLELSCKKFPPQEDLEYEWLANREALVAYIEEIHQGIKGLVSDMNNNKLAGAVISVDGIGHDVTTGEHGDYFRLLLPGNYRVIASADGYQPQTVMVTVGPAQPSVVDFQLRLKPLDNPPVPRIYKKRSHNKSQQKKIVPRAAPWQTLR, encoded by the exons ATGTATCGGTGGCTTTGGCTCCTTGGGAAAGTTCTGCTCGTGGTGAGAGTGGCTGCCTCAATTAACTTTGTCCATCACCGCTATGAGGAATTGGTGCAGGCGCTGTTTGATATAAGGGGCTCGTGCCCCTATATTACCAGGCTGTACAGCATTGGCCGAAGTGTGCAGGGCCGCAACCTCTATGTGCTGGAATTCAGCGACTCTCCTGGCATCCACGAGCCCC TGGAGCCAGAATTCAAGTATGTGGCAAACATGCATGGAAATGAGGTACTAGGCCGGGAACTGTTGCTCCAGCTTGCGGATTTACTGTGTGAAGAGTATCGCCATGGCAATCCACGCATTACACAGCTCATCCATGAAACACGCATTCACCTCCTACCTTCAATGAATCCCGACGGATATGAAGTGGCAGCTGCCCAG AACCAAAGTTATATAGAGCACTTCACTGGGAGAAACAATGTCAATGGATACGACCTTAACCGTAATTTTCCTGACCTCAACACCATCATGTATTCCAATAAGAAACAGGGTGGACCCAATCACCACATCCCTTTGCCAGATAATTGGAAAAGCCAG GTAGAGCCAGAGACACTGGCTGTAATTCAGTGGATGAAGAGTTACAATTTTATCCTCTCAGCCAATCTTCATGGTGGAGCTGTAGTTGCCAATTATCCTTATGACAAATCCCATGAACAGAGAAGTCGTGGCAACTGGCAAGCCAATAACACCCCTACGCCTGACGACATCCTCTTCAAAAAG TTGGCCAAGGTTTATTCTTATGCTCACGGATGGATGCATCAGGGTACAAACTGTGGAGACTTCTTTGTTGATGGCATCACTAATGGGGCATCCTGGTATTCACTCAGCAAAG GAATGCAGGATTTCAATTACCTGCACACCAACTGCTTTGAAATTACCCTTGAACTGAGCTGCAAGAAATTCCCGCCACAGGAGGACCTGGAATATGAATGGCTAGCAAATCGGGAAGCCCTTGTTGCCTACATAGAGGAG ATTCACCAAGGCATCAAAGGCCTGGTGTCAGATATGAACAACAACAAACTTGCAGGAGCTGTAATTTCTGTGGACGGAATTGGCCATGATGTCACTACAG GTGAACATGGCGACTACTTCAGGCTGCTATTGCCTGGTAATTATAGAGTTATTGCATCAGCAGATGGTTACCAACCTCAGACGGTGATGGTGACTGTTGGTCCAGCTCAGCCCTCAGTG GTGGATTTTCAACTCAGACTGAAACCTTTGGACAATCCTCCTGTACcaaggatatataagaaaaggTCTCACAATAAATCACAGCAAAAGAAAATTGTCCCACGGGCTGCCCCATGGCAGACACTACGATGA